The genomic DNA AGCTGATGGTTTTGTTTTCCTCGTCCAGTACATGGACCCGCCCGGCTGGCCAAGTCGACTATGTGGCGGCCAATGCGTATCTTGATGCCTACGCTGCGGCCCGCCGGGATGACCAGACCCGCGTCGTGGCAATCAACTGGGGCGTCTGGAGCGATACCGGCATGGCCGCTCAATCCATGATGGCACGGCAGGGCGAGGCAGAAGTGCCAGAGGGGCGAACACTTGAGACGCCGCTGTTGGACGCGACATGGACTGATGCGACCGATGCGAGCCATTTCCGCGGGGTTCTGTCGGCGAAAAACAACTGGGTGTTGGCAGAGCACCGCACCCGTTCAGGCCAAATACTGCTTCCCGGTACCGGCGTGATCGAACTGGCAGCAGAGGCGATGACAGCGCAACAAGGCTGGTCTCCGTTCGAGATCAGCGACCTGTATTTCCTGCGCCCATTTGATGTGACCGAAGGGCAGGCACGCGCGATCACGCTTTCGCTCAGCGAGGAGGCACATGGGCAGCGGATGGCGTTGCGGGCAGATGTCACATTAGATGGGCGTAATGGCACGATTGAAACAGCCGAGGCGCGGTTGGCACCGCTCGGTGGCACACCGCCCGCGATTGACATTAACGGCATCACAGCGCGTTGTCTTGATATTCTTCCCGCGCCGTTTGTGTCGCCTCAGGAGGCGCATCTCGCCTTTGGTCCGCGCTGGCAGGTTGTAAACGACGCGCGATTTGGCACGACCGAGGGGATCGCCCGACTGTCACTGCCAGTCGCGGCGCGTAACGATCTGGCTGATGGGTATCTGGCACATCCTGCATTGATGGATCTTGCTACCGGTTGGGCGATCGCCCTGCACAAAGACTACGATCCGGCTCAGCTCTGGGTGCCAGCGGGCTATGGAACGGTGCGCCTGTACAAACCGCTGCCTGCCGCGCTGGTCAGCTGGGTTCGGCTGGGGGCATCTGCGACGACAGGCACGGCGGTGTTCGACATCACACTGGCCACGCCTGAAGGCGCGGTGGTCGCTGATATCCGCGCCTTCCAGATGCGCCGCCTTGATGGGACCGCCCTGACCGGAACGCCGGCGTTGACCGCCCGTGATGTGCAGTTCGAGGACGCAATTGCCGAGGCAGCACCACTGTCACCTGCAGAGGCGCGGCTGAGGCACAATATATCACTTGGTATTCGCGCGACAGAAGGCCCCGAGGCCCTGCGACGTGCGATCAGTCTGGGGCAGAGTCAGATCGTAGTTTCATCGCTGAATCTGCCTGCCCTGATCGATCAGGCGGGACAGCAAGACAACGCCGCCGAAAATGCCGACGCTCGTTTCGAGCGTCCCGATCTGGACAGCGATTTCGTCGCTCCTGCGCCGGGTGTTCAGAGCGCGCTGGCTGATATCTGGTCCGGCCTGCTAGGGGTCGCGGAGGTAGGTGCCGAGGACAGCTTCTTTGATCTTGGTGGGCATTCGCTGTTGGCGGTGCGGTTTTTCGCACAGGTCAAGCGGGACTATGGGGTGCAGTTTCCGATCTCGGTCCTGTTCGAAGCACCGACAATCGCCGCGTTGGCCGAGCGGATCGTCTCAGAAACCGGAATGGATGCGACTGCCGAGGAAGGTGCAGCACCACCCGGTAGGGCCGCGCCTGTCGCACCGATCCGCCGTCACCTTGTCGCGTTGCACCCGGATATGTCGGGCAGCAAGATGCCGTTTTTTATCGTCGCTGGTATGTTCGGCAACGTGTTGAACTTGCGGCATCTGGCGTTGTTGATGGGGCGCGAGCGTCCGGTCTGGGGGGTACAGGCGCGCGGGTTGATCGGTGACGAAACTCCACACAGGACCATTGCGGATGCTGCGCGCGACTACATTGCCGAGTTGCGCAGTGTGCAGCCCGATGGACCATATTATATTGGTGGTTTCTCTGGCGGGGGTATCACCGCGCTTGAGATGGCTCAGCAACTCACGGCGGCAGGGCAGGAGGTTCGGCTCTTGGCGATGCTTGATACGCCGTTACCGGTAAGGCCCAGCCTGACGCGCCGCGACAAAGCTCTGATCAAACTGGCCGAACTGCGCCGCAAGGGCCCGGCCTATCTGGTGGACTGGGCAAAATCGCGTATCTCTTGGGAGCTGGAAAAAAGGCGCGGTGTTTCGGTTGCGGATGATACCGGCAGCTTTAACAACGCCGAGATTGAAAGCGCCTTTCGTGCGGCCGTGGCGGATTATGATGTCGCGCCGTGGAATGGTCCCTTGACGCTTTTTCGCCCCAAGCTTGATCGTCATTGGAAGGTGTCGAATGGCAATTGGGTCAGTGCCGCGCGCGAGTATGTATATGACGACAATGAATGGACCCGACATGCCCCGCGCACAGAGGTGGTCGAAGTGCCGGGCGATCATGACAGCATGGTTCTGGTTCCCAACGTCAATGTGCTGGCCAAGCATTTGGGGGCACTTGCCCGCGCGGCCGACGCCCCTGCGGATCGAAGCGTCCAGCAAACGACCAAACTCGACGATGATACGCCGCCTGACTGGGCGCGTTGCGCAGCTGCGGAGTGATCCAGATGTCTGAACCCACAGTTTTAGCCATCGTGCTGAATTATCGCACGCCAGAGCTGACCATCAAGGCAACTGCGGCAGCCCTGCGCGAGATGCAGGGTATCAACGGCGAGATCATCGTGGTTGATAACGGATCGGAGGACGACAGCTGCGCGCTGATCTCAGCCGCGATTGATCGTAACGGCTGGGGTGTAGACGGACGTGTATCGCTTGCCCCGTCAGGGCGTAACGGCGGCTTTGGAGCAGGCAATAACTTCGGCATCCGGCAAGGTCTGAGTAACGGCAAAATCCCGGATTTCTACTACATCCTCAATTCAGACGCGTGGCCGGAACGCGGTGCTATCCGCGCATTGCTGAAGGTGATGCAGGACGATAAACGCGCCGGGATCGTCGGCAGCTTTATCCGCGGCGCCGATGGCCCGCCTCATCAAACGGCTTTTCGGTTCCCATCTATTGCTGGCGAGTTCGAGGGCGCTGTGCGTACCGGTGTGGTCTCTCGACTGCTGAAAGACAGTATCGTTCCCATGCCGATCCCTTCAGAGCTGACCCGCGTTGACTGGGTCGCCGGAGCGTCGGCGCTGTTGCGTCGGCGTATGCTCGAGGAGATAGGCCTCTTTGACGAGACGTTCTTTCTGTATTTCGAGGAAACCGACCTGTGTCGACGCGCTGCTCAGGCCGGGTGGCATACGCTTTATGCACCCGCCAGCGAGGTGGTGCACGTGGGGTCGGTCTCGACGGGTATGAGAACCTGGGCGCGCACACCGCAATACTGGTTTGATTCCCGGCGGCACTATTTTGTCAAAAACCATGGTCGGGCCTATGCGGTCGGCGCGACGGTGGCGCGGATCGCAGGCGCGGCGCTTTGGCGCGTGCGCGTTGCATTGTCCAGTCGAGCATTGGGCGACCCGCCGCATTTCTTGCGGGATCTCACGATTCACGCGCTGCGGGGGGTGTTTCGCCGCGACGTGTCTAAATCTGCTGCAACATTGCCCCAACTGACCACGAAGGATGTGAACAATGTTTGAATTTTCATGCATTCTGGTTGGGGATGAAACGCTCTTGATCGGCTGTGGCGAGCAGTTGATCGAGAGGGGTGCGCAGGTGCGCGCCGTAGCCACCCGTGATGCCTCTGTAGGTGCGTGGGCCGAAGGGCATGGTATTCCCACCATGCACGAGATCACCGACATCAAAGATCACATCGCACCGGGGTCTGTGGACTGGCTGTTAAGTATCGCCAACCTGCGCATCATTCCCAAGGATGTGTTGTCTCTACCTGCGCGTGGAGCGGTAAACTTTCACGATGGACCACTGCCCGAACTGGCGGGTCTAAACACGCCGGTCTGGGCGCTGATACAGGGCGCGCAAACCCACGGGATCACTTGGCACCATATGACAGCGGGGATCGACGAAGGCGATATCATCGTTCAGCGTCGCTTTGATATACGTGGGGATGACACGACGCATACGCTCAATGCACGTTGCTATGCCGAAGCGATGGACAGTTTCCCCGAAGTCATGGTCGAGTTGGCCTCAGACACACCGGCGCATCAACCACAAGGTTCGGCGGAACGACAATATTTTGGACTGACTGCGCGTCCCGAGGCCGCCGGGCATCTGGATTTTTCGCAATCTGTGCAGGTTCTGCTGGATTTGGTTCGCGCGCTTGATTTCAGCACGTATTGGAATCCGGTCACAACGGCCAAGATCACCTTGGGCGACACCGTTCTGGCCGTGGGCACCGCCGAGCGTGCAGAAGGAACGGGCCAGTGTGGGCAGGTTTTGGCCCTGACAGATACGATGATCACGGTGGCGGCTCAGGATGGTGCGCTGCGACTGTCTGATTTGCGGGATATGGCGGGGCGTCCGGCAGACCCAAGCGCGCTGTTGCAAGAGGGCGAGCGGATATCGATGCCCGAACCGCTGGAGGCGTTGGATCGTACGATGGCCACGCTGGCGCGGCACGAGGATTTCTGGCGTGCCCGTCTTGCACAAATGACTGCACTGCAAGTGCCGCTGGCAAAGAAGACCGGTCAGAGCCCGGATTGGGTGCCGGTCAATATCCCTGTTGATCCTGAGCTGGATTTTGCCACGCGGATTGCTGTCGTGTCGCAGTGGGCGCTATATGGGAGCGGACAGCAACAGGCAGATTTCGCCTATCACAGTCCGGTTTTGCGTCGCATGGGCACGCAGGACATATACGTCACCCAATGGGTGCCCCTACAATGTGGGGATGCTGAACAGATCGCGTCTCAGCTTGATCAGGCGGAGAAGCATACAGGCTTTGCCTGTGATATTTTCCTGCGTGATCCGGCATTACGGGATGTGAACACACCAGCTGTCGCGATCAGCGATACAGGGCCATTACCCGGTACGGTCGTGACGGTGACGCCGGGTAAAAGCGACACCATGACCCTGCATTTCGATCAGGCACGGCTGAGCGCAGAGGCGATCACGCTTCTACATGCGCGGCTTGAAGCGACGTTACGCAATGACAACCCGCGATCAACAGATGTATCCCTGATCGAGATCTGGAACGAAACCACCACGCCACTGCCTGAAATTCAAACCATCCATCGCGCATTCGCGGCGCAGGTGGCCAAGACACCTGATGCCGTGGCCGTGATCCATGAGGCTGAGGTGCTCAGTTATGCCGCTCTCAATGCGCGTGCGAATGCTGTGGCGGCGACTTTGATCAAAGCAGGCGTGCATCCGGGTGTGAATGTGGGTTTGTGCCTGCGCAGGGGGCCGGGGCTGTTGATCGGGGCACTGGCAATCCTGAAGGCTGGCGGAGCCTATCTGCCGCTTGATCCCGATTACCCGGCTGATCGCCTACAACATTGCCTGACAGACAGCGCCGCGTCCGTTATCCTGACAGAGGCTGCGCTGAAGACCACCCTGCCGATGGGCAACGCTCAGGTTATCATATTGGAAGATACTTCCGGTGTACAGGATGAGGACGTGGATGGCGGGGCAGGGCCGGATGATCTGGCATATCTGATCTATACCTCTGGCTCCACCGGTTTGCCCAAGGGCGTGATGGTCGAGCATCGCAATGTCGCAAACTTCTTTACCGGTATGGACGCATATATCACCCATAGCGAGGGTGACACATGGCTGGCCGTGACCAGCCTGGCGTTTGATATATCGGTGTTAGAGTTGTTCTATACTCTCGCGCGTGGCTACCGCGTGGTGATCGCGGGGGACGAAAATCGTGCCGCCGTCAGCGGTGGCGCTATCCCGGTTTCGGACAAGGGCATGGCCTTTGGCCTCTATTATTGGGGCAACGATGACGGGGCAGGTCCCAAGAAATATGAGCTGCTGTTGGAAGGCGCGAAATTTGCCGATCAAAATGGATTTACATCGCTCTGGACACCCGAGCGGCATTTCCATGCCTTTGGCGGTCCTTATCCAAACCCGGCGGTGACCGGTGCCGCAGTGGCAGCGGTAACCCAGAATCTGAGCGTCCGGGCAGGTAGCTGCGTGGCACCTCTACATCATCCGGCACGCATTGCCGAGGAATGGGCGGTCATTGATAACCTGACCAACGGACGCGCGGGCATTGCGTTTGCGTCGGGCTGGCAGCCGGATGACTTCATCCTTCGCCCCGAGAATACACCACCCCAGAACAAGCCCGCACTCTACGACACATTAGATACCGTACGCGCACTTTGGCGCGGCGATGAGATCGGGTTTCCGACGGCCAAGGGGGATGAACACCGGGTTCTGACCCAACCGCGTCCCGTCTCGCGTGAATTGCCTGTCTGGGTCACGACTGCGGGCAATCCGGCGACGTGGCGCGAGGCCGGGGAACTGGGGGCAAATGTGCTGACGCACCTTTTGGGCCAGAGCATCGACGAGGTGAAATCCAAGATAGAGATATATCACGCGGCCTTGCGAGAGGCCGGGCACGATCCGGATGATTTTCAGGTCACATTGATGCTGCACAGCTACATCGCGGAGGATCGTGAAACCGCACGTCGCATCGCGCGTGAACCGATGAAGGATTATCTGCGCAGTGCCGCGGGCTTGATCAAGCAATATGCTTGGGCCTTTCCAGCCTTCAAGAAGCCCGAAGGCGTCAAGAACGCATTCGAGATGGATCTCGGCGCGCTGGAGGCTGACGAACTGGAAGCAATCCTTGATTTCGCCTTTGAGCGTTATTTCGAGGATGCCGGGCTCTTTGGAACCGTTGAGGACGGCGTTGCGCGGACTGAACAGCTGAAGGCAATTGGCGTGACCGAGATTGCCTGCCTGATTGATTATGGCATTGACACACCCACGGTGATGGATGGGCTGAAATCGCTCGCCGAAGTGCTGCGCCGGGCCAATGTTCCTGTGGCGTTGGAGGAGGATGACTTCTCGATCGCGGCGCAGATTGTGCGCCACGGCGTCACCCATCTGCAATGCACGCCCAGCATGGCGCGGATCATGGCGATGAACACCGAGGCGCGGCATGCCCTCGGAAGGGTTCGCCACCTATACCTTGGCGGTGAGGCATTGCCGGGGGATCTGGTGCGTGATCTGCGCGATGCAACCAAAGCTGAAATTCTAAACATGTACGGCCCGACTGAAACCACGATCTGGTCCTCCGTGGCGAAGGTAGGCACCGATCCCGGCAATGTGGCTGGGATCGGGACGCCGGTGGCCAATACCGAAATGCATGTTCTTGATGCGGATGGTGCGCCGACGCCGATTGGTGTGCCCGGCACACTTTGGATTGGGGGCGCGGGCGTGACGCGGGGCTATTGGCAGCGTGATGACCTCACGGCTGAACGGTTTCGCCCTGTTCCCGCCAGTGGCAGTGCCGCGCGTCTCTACGATACTGGTGATCTGGCTGCGTGGCAGCCGGACGGCACGTTACTGTTCATCGGGCGCGCGGATAATCAGGTCAAGATCCGCGGTCAGCGGATCGAATTGGGGGAGATCGAAGCGTGCCTCAAGACAGTTTCTGGCGTCACCGAAGCCGTGGTCGTAGCGCGAACGGATTCGGATGGTGACA from Roseovarius pelagicus includes the following:
- a CDS encoding glycosyltransferase; this encodes MSEPTVLAIVLNYRTPELTIKATAAALREMQGINGEIIVVDNGSEDDSCALISAAIDRNGWGVDGRVSLAPSGRNGGFGAGNNFGIRQGLSNGKIPDFYYILNSDAWPERGAIRALLKVMQDDKRAGIVGSFIRGADGPPHQTAFRFPSIAGEFEGAVRTGVVSRLLKDSIVPMPIPSELTRVDWVAGASALLRRRMLEEIGLFDETFFLYFEETDLCRRAAQAGWHTLYAPASEVVHVGSVSTGMRTWARTPQYWFDSRRHYFVKNHGRAYAVGATVARIAGAALWRVRVALSSRALGDPPHFLRDLTIHALRGVFRRDVSKSAATLPQLTTKDVNNV
- a CDS encoding SDR family NAD(P)-dependent oxidoreductase, whose protein sequence is MARSELEPLIGDDLDIASVNAPGLCAVSGPQDRLNALQMRLDDEGVDYNRVAIDIAAHSRMLDPILDDFRTFLRGLTLNAPSIPFASNRSGEMITDVQATDPEYWVQQLRHTVNFADCIDMLGTEPGRVFVEVGPGKALSSLAQMSETLKPGQVLSTLRHPDQKIADDVYFIGVIGRLWACGVTADWAQIWGDARRNSVLLPTYQFQRSRYFIEPGKATQTIDSALSRAEDMTEWGYRPVWKPSLAACEFDVPDDVGAPVNWLIFEDDAGVAAPVIDALRKGGHTVSTVRSGDSFQRRGDDGFILSPEQGVDGYEALLSALSGDGRLPHRIAHFWLVTADESHRPGSSFYDRNVEHGFFSLLHLAQAMGGAEMPQPCHLSVVSNGAVQLRKEPVSAPEKACVLGPVGVLPREFPGVTASLLDIELPDMSVRRGFFARQVDSESAATALTQQLLEDLLADGENHVAALRGDKRYVQAVKPIALDADRHSPVYKQHGTYLITGGFGGIGLSVARDLAENFSANIVLLSRSAVPDRDTWDVYTPTSRAGRRIAALRQIEALGGTVMIVQADVTDIAQMQDVADQIRARFGAVTGVIHAAGTIDDGPILAKDTASVQGVFAPKIGGLRVLDKVFPDGSIELMVLFSSSSTWTRPAGQVDYVAANAYLDAYAAARRDDQTRVVAINWGVWSDTGMAAQSMMARQGEAEVPEGRTLETPLLDATWTDATDASHFRGVLSAKNNWVLAEHRTRSGQILLPGTGVIELAAEAMTAQQGWSPFEISDLYFLRPFDVTEGQARAITLSLSEEAHGQRMALRADVTLDGRNGTIETAEARLAPLGGTPPAIDINGITARCLDILPAPFVSPQEAHLAFGPRWQVVNDARFGTTEGIARLSLPVAARNDLADGYLAHPALMDLATGWAIALHKDYDPAQLWVPAGYGTVRLYKPLPAALVSWVRLGASATTGTAVFDITLATPEGAVVADIRAFQMRRLDGTALTGTPALTARDVQFEDAIAEAAPLSPAEARLRHNISLGIRATEGPEALRRAISLGQSQIVVSSLNLPALIDQAGQQDNAAENADARFERPDLDSDFVAPAPGVQSALADIWSGLLGVAEVGAEDSFFDLGGHSLLAVRFFAQVKRDYGVQFPISVLFEAPTIAALAERIVSETGMDATAEEGAAPPGRAAPVAPIRRHLVALHPDMSGSKMPFFIVAGMFGNVLNLRHLALLMGRERPVWGVQARGLIGDETPHRTIADAARDYIAELRSVQPDGPYYIGGFSGGGITALEMAQQLTAAGQEVRLLAMLDTPLPVRPSLTRRDKALIKLAELRRKGPAYLVDWAKSRISWELEKRRGVSVADDTGSFNNAEIESAFRAAVADYDVAPWNGPLTLFRPKLDRHWKVSNGNWVSAAREYVYDDNEWTRHAPRTEVVEVPGDHDSMVLVPNVNVLAKHLGALARAADAPADRSVQQTTKLDDDTPPDWARCAAAE
- a CDS encoding MupA/Atu3671 family FMN-dependent luciferase-like monooxygenase — protein: MFEFSCILVGDETLLIGCGEQLIERGAQVRAVATRDASVGAWAEGHGIPTMHEITDIKDHIAPGSVDWLLSIANLRIIPKDVLSLPARGAVNFHDGPLPELAGLNTPVWALIQGAQTHGITWHHMTAGIDEGDIIVQRRFDIRGDDTTHTLNARCYAEAMDSFPEVMVELASDTPAHQPQGSAERQYFGLTARPEAAGHLDFSQSVQVLLDLVRALDFSTYWNPVTTAKITLGDTVLAVGTAERAEGTGQCGQVLALTDTMITVAAQDGALRLSDLRDMAGRPADPSALLQEGERISMPEPLEALDRTMATLARHEDFWRARLAQMTALQVPLAKKTGQSPDWVPVNIPVDPELDFATRIAVVSQWALYGSGQQQADFAYHSPVLRRMGTQDIYVTQWVPLQCGDAEQIASQLDQAEKHTGFACDIFLRDPALRDVNTPAVAISDTGPLPGTVVTVTPGKSDTMTLHFDQARLSAEAITLLHARLEATLRNDNPRSTDVSLIEIWNETTTPLPEIQTIHRAFAAQVAKTPDAVAVIHEAEVLSYAALNARANAVAATLIKAGVHPGVNVGLCLRRGPGLLIGALAILKAGGAYLPLDPDYPADRLQHCLTDSAASVILTEAALKTTLPMGNAQVIILEDTSGVQDEDVDGGAGPDDLAYLIYTSGSTGLPKGVMVEHRNVANFFTGMDAYITHSEGDTWLAVTSLAFDISVLELFYTLARGYRVVIAGDENRAAVSGGAIPVSDKGMAFGLYYWGNDDGAGPKKYELLLEGAKFADQNGFTSLWTPERHFHAFGGPYPNPAVTGAAVAAVTQNLSVRAGSCVAPLHHPARIAEEWAVIDNLTNGRAGIAFASGWQPDDFILRPENTPPQNKPALYDTLDTVRALWRGDEIGFPTAKGDEHRVLTQPRPVSRELPVWVTTAGNPATWREAGELGANVLTHLLGQSIDEVKSKIEIYHAALREAGHDPDDFQVTLMLHSYIAEDRETARRIAREPMKDYLRSAAGLIKQYAWAFPAFKKPEGVKNAFEMDLGALEADELEAILDFAFERYFEDAGLFGTVEDGVARTEQLKAIGVTEIACLIDYGIDTPTVMDGLKSLAEVLRRANVPVALEEDDFSIAAQIVRHGVTHLQCTPSMARIMAMNTEARHALGRVRHLYLGGEALPGDLVRDLRDATKAEILNMYGPTETTIWSSVAKVGTDPGNVAGIGTPVANTEMHVLDADGAPTPIGVPGTLWIGGAGVTRGYWQRDDLTAERFRPVPASGSAARLYDTGDLAAWQPDGTLLFIGRADNQVKIRGQRIELGEIEACLKTVSGVTEAVVVARTDSDGDTRLTGYITASAAVPEMMLRPHLQRQLPAVMVPTHLMQIERFPLTPNKKIDRNALPEPSVKVAPPAAANVTQAPASDVGRIVAGVWSGILGVGAIGIRDNFFDLGGHSLLAVQAHRDIRAALGNARLTITDVFRFPVFGDLVAHLEAAEPTQISQPEPDDAPDRATTMSKRRAMRAGRGAKQ